The nucleotide window gtgcaggtcctgctggaaaagcagaaggagaagaaTTCTTTATCAGAGACACTGCTCCAAACTCGGGGACAGCTAAGCCGAGCCTGCCAGcaggtgcagcagctcaggcaggaggtgaaaaagcagcaagagaaggGGCAGGTAAGtctgagcaggcagggaacagagTGCAGGGCAGTGGCAGGGGCACAAAAGGCAGGTGCTGGGAGTGAGGAGGCAAGGGCTGCTTCAggccctggcagcacagagcctggcaaGCTCCAGAGCTCAGGCCCGGGAAGGAAGGCTTGCaatggaagcagagctgggtaGAGAAGCCAAAAGAAGTCGCTGAAGGAATGGGATTTTGAGACAGCaagtgggaaaagctgagcCTGAGGGCAGGTCCCAGGAAGTTGCTCTGCATTTTGTTGCCAGACCATCGAGGCAAAGCTgcaagctgagctgcaggaagctcGTAGGGAAATCCAGGCAGCGCAGAAGAGGCACGAGGAAGGACTACGAGGCATCAAAGAGGAAATGAATGTCCTCCTTGAGCAGAGGGAGGCTCTACAAAAGCAGGTGAGTGAAACAGCAGTGGCACTGCAGCATCCAGCAGGGGGTCTGTgcccttcttgcttttccatggcagagcagcagctgctggggtggtCCCTGGGGCTGCCTCGTGCTCTGGGCTccttggcagctgctctgcaggaccctcagtgctctgctgaatctcagctgctgccctggacaGCTGGGCTAGTCCTCTGGGCTGTTGGCCAGCAACCATCAGCATGGATTCCTGCTGGCCTCTTCTTGCTAGCCTTGGTGTGGGAGGTGCTTTTTCAGGTGCCCTTGGTGGGCCACGTAGAGATTGAAACAAGTTGTGTGTATGCATTGTGAATCTGGTGCTctgaggacagggagaaatGGAAAGTTGGCCTGTGCCTTTTctcacagcctctgctgtggctggcagTGACAGGCTGTGGCTGTAGCCTCTGactgctttgttctgtttgacTGGAGGTGGGAGAGTTGACATCTCAGCTGGCAGCCTCCAGAGAGTCCCAGGCAACGATTGTTCAGAGAGCCCAGCAAGATGTGAGCTGGGCCCAGGAGCAGTCAAGGCAGAAGCTGTTGGAGGTTGAGCACCTCCAGAAGAtgctggaggaggcagaacATCAGAACAAGGAGCTGCAAGTGCACCTGAAGAACTTGGAGCTGGAAGGGAGTCAATGGGAAGAAGTGGCACGCCAAAATTCAGGATTTCGGGCTTCCTTGGACgccctggagaaggaaaaagccagGTAAATGAAAGCCTGTGGGACTCTGCCTTGTGGGAATGGATTCCCTCTTTGCCATCTTTGcacctgccaggggctctggcAGCATCTCCTACGTGGCAGAGTTCTGAACTCTCCGTGCAGACGCGTCTCGTTGTCTGGATGTTGtgtttcattctcttttctttcaagccTTCAGTTAGagtttttctgaagacaaaggCTTTTGGAGTAGCTCTTTCCCTCTGGGGGTGTGTTCTGTTGTGAGGTGGGTGTGCTAACACTGCCCAAGCTGCAGTGTAAGGAGCTGGACACATCCAGCAGCTCCGCCTTGGGTCCTGTAACTTGAAGCCTTTGGCATCTGGATCAGCCTGGCAGCCTGATGCCTTTGCTTGGCAGAACCATCTCAAGGCCCTGATTGCTGACCTAGGCCAGATTCCCCTCAAAGGCACCCAAGAACCAAGAATGTCTCTGTTGCATCGCTCCTCAGAAAATGCCCCCAGGTGCCTGGAGGGGCTCAAGCAGGGTCCCTGCCACCCTCCAGAGTCACAGGCAATACTGACTGTGCAAAGAATGCAAGAAACAAGACCAAGGTTGGCGGGGCTCCTCCAGCTGACCAAGTCCTGCCGGTCTTCAGTGCCGCAGGATTCTTCTTCcaagaagaagacaaagaaaaggcaggGCACTCTTGCTTGCCTGCAGGTTGCTGCATCTTCCATCAGGTTGTGCTCCAAGGCTCTGTTGCCACTTCTGCTATCGGCCTGTGTTTCTCCAGCTGGAAGTAGGATGGGTGCTGGTAAATCTTAGGGATCTTCCCCGAGATCCGCTGGCTGTAGGGTGCTGCTCCTCCTACCTGGACATACAAGATGGGGCAAGGAAATGTCTCTTCCATGTTGACCAAACCTTTCCCCCTTGGAGCCTGGGTAGTCAGAAGAAAACTCTTCCTCTCCCCTAATCTCTTCATTGCAAGACTTTGTTAGGTCTGCATTCACATTCCCATCTCAAGAAGAAGGTAGGACATGTAGGCAGGAACTCCCCATTCTTTCATGAATAAAAGCAGAGTGGGCACATGCTGGGCTGTGACTGCAGGGGGAACGAACAAACAGCCACGTTGTTTAGACAAACCTCATCAGACAGAGCAGTTTTCCCCGAGGTGGTGCGAGTCCTAAGAGTTCCTAAAATGTGATACCGTGTAGTAATGAGTTGCATGCTTCCCTTTTAGGCTGGTTCTgtctctggaggaaaagaacCTGTGCCTCAGaacactggaagaaaagaaCCAGGCACTGAACAATCAGGTGTCTCAGTTTCGTTCTGCTCTTCACGAGGCCGAGCAGCTCTGTTCAAACCGCACAGGACAACTGCTGGCGCTCAACATCCAGGTAATCTGTGCCCtggcctcctcttctccaggggACACACATCATCATTTTTGGCTTGGAGGCCCCAACTGctttcccctcccagcagcatccaCTGCTGCCATGTTCTGCCCCGGGGTGCTGCTGCACCCACAGGCCAAGGCTGGATCTGGTGTCTGCTGCCGATGTTTTCCCCCGTTCTCTCCCGGGTCCCAGCAGGAAAtgtgggaggagaagcagcagcagactcCTTTGGagcttctccatccctctgttaGCAGTGTTGTCCCAGATGGAGttggtgcctgtgctgggcaccgaGCAATGTGGGCACACAGACGTGGCTAtggcaggctggggagggcacTTCCACCGCAGCCAGTTCAGCCGGTgttcagagctgcagcctcaaGGATGCCCATTGgctccctttccctgttttcaggaCATTTGTTTCCATTGGAATCCTTGGCTCTGTGCCTTCTGTTTTGGGCGTGGTTTTGCCTGAAGTCATTTCTCCTTTGTTGCTTGCTCtactgcctgctctgctgcctcaggagcAGCCCTGTCCCTGAGGCTCTGTGCATCTATCTTCCAGATGTGGACCCTGCAGGATGCAGTGCTGGAGATGGAGGCTACCCAGGCAActcgagagaagcagctgctgcaggagctggaggagtcCCGAGCAGGAGAACGGAGCTTGAGGGACtctgtgcaggtgctggaggCTGAGGTGTCTGAGCTGCGTAGGAAGCTCCAGAGCTCTGATGACAAAGCACTTTCATTGGCCATAAAGTTTAACacctcagagctggagctgaggaagACACAGGCTCAGTGGGACAATCTCAGAGCCTGcaaccaggagctgcagcaggagttgGAGGAAAGTGAGCAAGGTAGAGCTTCTCCTCTCGCACCCACTGCCCCATCCTGTCTCGCCAGCAGGGATCTCTGATCCCATGCAGAGCAAAAGTGCCCAGAGATGGCAGAGGGGAAGAACAACCAGCAGGAGATTTATCCATCCAGTGCCAGTGAAAGCGTTTTCTCGAGAAAGATGCCGTGGCTGGCAGTGCCATCTGGCTGTGCTATGGCTGATCCCGTGCACAGGTGGTGCCTTTCaggtgctgtgtctgtgctgaggagctgtAGCTGGATGCCTCAGCTCGATTCCCCCCAACTCCAGGCCCTGCCAGAGCCTCCAGGCTATTGGCCtctctggagcagggctgcacaggcATCCCCGCTCCTTTGTCTCTCTTGGATTGCTCACTCTGCACAAGCCCAAGAGCAAAGACACTTTCCTGTTCCTCTGAACCTTACCCCTTtgattcctgcttttttctccttcatttctgtCAGCTTTGGAAGCCCTTGTGGCCTTAGGGCCTGCAAACACAGGCAGGCCGAGGAGACAGTGCTGTTGTCCCTGCAGGATGCACATCAGTTtgcctttgctttgctgttctcattctccttctccttcctgctgcagcgATGTGGAGGGCAGAACACCAGAAGACCTCTCAAGAAACTGCCCTGGAGAAAGAGGCCATTGCCCTGAAGGAAGAGGCTGTGACTCTTCATCAGGAGGTGGCATCTCTGCAGAGGAAACTGGagagcctggagaaggaaaggaaggatgtGCTGGTGAGAAGGGCAGATGCCATGAAGGGCCATTTCCTAGCTATGTTTGGCCCTTGTGTTAATAGTTCTAAGGAGCACCTCTTTGCAGTTGAACTTGTCAAATTGCATTCTTCTGaataaggaggaaaagatgTTGTAGTCATGTCAAAGCCAGTtagtgctgaggctgctggttTTCCTCCATGCTGGAGTTTTGTGCCCTACAAGCTGTAGTTCTCAATGTCCACACTGGCTCTATGGACATTGCATGGGTTGGGCAATTCCTCGTGTCCAAACCCACGTTCAGATTTCAAATACCTGGACCTGGAACGAGGGGTGAGAAGGCCAAGTTTGCTGTTAATAGAAAGGTGTTTGGCCTTGGCCATCAGAGAGCAGCCagtggggagaaaagagagaaaagcaaagtgctGATGCAGATAAGGAAGTGTGCCTGCAAGGGGAGAACTCGTCCTGAGTGGCAGCAGAGAATGACAGACTGATGTGGCCATTGCTGCTCCAAGAGAGGGCAGTGgggctcttggggatggtgccaTGGAAACTCTACACAGGAGAGCTCAAAAACCACTCCTGTCAGCCCAACTGCAGGGAATGAATTGCTGGGGGTGtttgctcttccctttctccctgatGGAGAGCACATCCTCATTTAGGCACTGCCTAAATCCTGCTTAGCATGGGCTTGGAATCCTGGCTGCAGttctggcagctgctccccaaagGAACACTCAAGTGGAGCTGCAAGAGGTCGGGGAAGGGCAGAAAGGGAGCTGGGACGGGCTGAGTGAGCTGGGAAAGACTCAGCGTCAAGGGTGGCCCCAGCAAAGGTCTGAGGCATCCcgagaggcagagagagaggggcAGCCTttgcctgcctgtggcaggagtCCCGATCTGGTATGAAAAGCAAACCCAGAGAGGGAATGAGTGACCTCCCTGTTTTGGCAGCGTGAACGGGAACTGTACGAGGAGCAGATGAGAgatctgaaaaagaagaatgaaatgaaTACACCTGAAATTCGAAGCCGTAAGGAAACAACCCAACAATTGGACACTGAAAATGAAGGCAAAGCAGGAAGAGTTGGAGCATatggctgctgctttgaaagAATGGCAAGTGGAACAGCTCAAGTCCTGTGTGCTCCACTGAGCCAAGAGTGAAATTGCCAAAGAGGCTCTGAAGAAACGCTTGGACATTCCTGAAGGGAAAGGAGTCAGTCTCCAGGTAGGCACTGGCATTGATCTTCAGTCCACGTCAACGTCTCTCAGTGATTCCAATGAAGTTTCCCATGAAGAGGTGGGATTCTAGATCCCTGTCAGTCTAGGCCTGCTTGGGCAAAGCAGCCcgggctgcagcaggcagccttgtgtgtctgcctggctccagccagaGACCATTGGCTGCCAGGTTGTTTGCTGGCATGCCTGGAACGACTgatgcagctctggagctgctgttcaAATCAGCTCCAGGCCAAAAGCTGGGCATGGGGAATTGCTTCTCCCGTGCCCAGGCAAGGGGAGGCAACAGGTGGGGGTTGGATTTGGTGTGGAAAGGAATGGAGCAGGTGAGCAGAGTGATGGACTGAAGTGAGCAGAGTTCTGTAGCGAGGGCTgaagagcagctgcactgctggagcTTTGAGGATGCTTGCTGAGATGGAGATATCTGAGGGACAGCTCTTGTGGTGTTTGAAATAAGGGATCATCTAAAATGGGCTTTTGCTACCTCTGCAAAGCCTCAGGCTCCTCTGGAACACAAGCCCATGGTGTCAGGAAGGAAGAGTTGGAGGAGTTTCAAGGCCTCAGCAGTGCTTGAGGGCTCATTCTCCCCCTGGGCTTCATTGCCTACATTGTGCTCTGCTCCCGTGTGGAATGCTCTGAAGTTTGGGAGAAGGAGAGtttgctccctgtccctgggctggctgtgcaggagctTGCTGTTCAGATCAGCTCCAGGCCAAAAGCTGGGCATGGGGATCTGCTGCTCCCTTGCCCAGGCAAGGGGAGGAAACACGTGGAGGTTGGATTTGGTGTGGAAAGGAATGGAGCAGGTGAGCAGAGTGATGGACTGAAGTGAGCAGAGTTCTGTAGTGAGGGCTgaagagcagctgcactgctggagcTTCGAGGATGCTTGCTGAGATGGAGATATCTGAGGGACAGCTCTTGTGGTGTTTGAAATAAGGGAATCATCTCCTCTCTGAATACCCAGCAGGCTGTTGGAGCAGAAGGGAAGCGGCTGTCAGAGCGCTCCAGGAAGGGTGTGGAATGTGTGCGGGACCAggttgcagcagcagcaaacgACAAGCCAGAGAAGCGTGAGCTCAGGAGAACTTTTGAGGTAAAGTGGGCTTTcgctgcctctgcagagcctcaggCTCCTCTGGAGCATGACACGTGTGCCCAGGCAGTGCTCTGGAGTCCTCTGCTTGTTTCCTtgcctctccctgtccctgctgtgggcgcacccttttgtttgttctctctgttgtggcagcccatggctttcACAAAGGCACCTTcactctgctgcctccctccctggccCCGTGTCCCCGGACACACACTGGcctctcctgcacagcccccAGCGAGAGCTCTTTGCCCCCAGTGTTGTCTGGTGCAATTGAGGGTCTCTGAGCAGAGATCTCCTCGCCTTGATGTCCAGAGGTCCTTTTGCCCCATGTTTGCTGACAGGTTTCTGTGACCCTTTCTCCCATCCAACGTGCAGGTGGAACCTGCAGGGAGGAGTGTCCAGAGAATCTTTAGGAAAGTTTATCTCTCGGGTACCATTAGAGTGGATGCTCCCCAgtctgcccagcacagcaggtcGACTTCTGGACAGGTGAGAACAGCGTCTTCCTTGGTGGGAGGAACACAGCCCTTGGCAAAGCACATGTCCCTcagaaagcagaggagcagctgtgagCTGAGCCGTTTTCCCCAAGCCAGGCAAGCCTTGAgcgctgctcccagggctggcatctcctctgctccagagcagaCAGAGGGCAccgtgctggagctgctgtggctgcagtcgctgcagagccagcaggaggtgggagcagctggctctctgctgccagccagcccagcagccacaaGCCCGTGGTGTCAGGAAAGAAGAGTTGGAGTTTCAAGGCCTCAGCAGTGCTTGAAGGCTCATTCTCCCCCTGGGCTTCGTTGCTCACATTGTGCCCTGCTCCCGTTTGGAATGCTCTGAAGTTTGGGAGAGGGAGAGtttgctccctgtccctgggctggctgtgcaggagctTGCTGTTCAGATCAGCTCCAGGCCAAAAGCTGGGCATGGGGATCTGCTTCTCCCGTGCCCAGGCAAGGGGAGGCAACACGTGGGGGTGAGCAGAGTGATGGACTGAAGTGAGCAGAGTTTTGTAGCGAGGGCTgaagagcagctgcactgctggtgCTTAGAGTAAAGTGTACTGGCAGTTGTGGAAGATGCAGTATTTTTGGGTGAGCACACAGAATTTGGGGCAGGGCTGTTTTTCGGGAAGGAGCAATCTGGTGCCAGGCAAGCCAGCAGGGCCTGACACAGCACTTCCAAGGAAACAGTGCCAGAGGCTTTTGGCAGCCCAGGGtatgggagctgcagagggcagaTGCTGTGAAACTTTGagcccagagcacaggagcTCCCTGTCCTCTGGCTGCCTGCGAGGTGGCActggctggctctgcacagggctcCTGAGGAAGGGCTTGAGCTGTACCTTGTCCTGCTTCCAGGTTTCCCAGGAGCAAGAGTCGTCGAgcagggctctggagcagctgcaccaggaacTGGCCCAGGTGTGcagagagaaggagctgctgggccaggagaAGGCTGCCCTTGAGGGCCGACTGGCAGCCATGGAGTGTCGCCAACAAGACCTTTCCAAGCAGCTGGCAGAGACCAGGTAAAGGCAAGGAGGAGACCCTTTCCGGATGCTTTTACTTTGCATGGACAGAAGATGGAAGtctcaagaaaaagaaatatgccACAATGTGAAGGTTATTTTTCTGACATCTAAAGCCAGCAAAGCTGTCATGAGCCTTGGGCTTCTGTTTGTGCCGCCCAGCACACTCGTGTGGGAAGTCAAAAGCAAGCCACCCGGCCCTGAATTGAGTAGTAGTTAAACCATGCAGCTGTTGAGTGAAACCTCAAGTTTCTCTTGGGTTTAGTTCCTTGTTCTGGGCATTGAAcatccctctttccttcctaaGTAGCTTGACACAATCCTGATCTTCAGAACTGAAGCTTCATCTTCAGAATTCCAGGCTCTGACCTTGGGATGTTGGCAGTAGCACGCTGCCATTCAGGGGGAAGCCAGAGGCTCCTGCTGAAAATGCTGAGGGCCTTCAGCTTCCAAGCACACTCTTGAGAAGTGTGAGGCAGGACCTAGAGCTGGttagagagcagcagggaaaccTCTTTGGAATTGTTGACAGCCCCTGGGGATTCTTGCTGAGGGTTGATGGGCACCCACCTGTCAAACCTGCCAAGGTCCCTTTGGATGGTCCCTCTCACTCTCCAAAGAAGGACAAGACTTGGGCTACTGCCTGCTTAGCTGGCAACACTAAAATAAAGGTGGCAAGTCTAGTCCTTGACCATGCAGGAGTTTAAACTGCAGTCTCTGCATTCAGGTAGTTGTTGTTCAGACAACATAGTGTTCTGAATTTTTACAAGTGCTGCCACGACCATGAGATTTTACTGTATCATGCAAAGTAGTTCTTGAAGTCTCCTAAATACAGGGTGTCTGGAAAATTATGTACCTTTATGTCCATGATGAAGAGAGTTAACAAGTCAGGGGTGAGCCAGGACGAGAGTCTGTTCTGtccccctgcagagcagcttggaAGTGCTGATGAGAGAAGGGCTGTGAGCAGAGGCTGGGCTTTTGCTCGTCGGCCCAGCCTGTGTGGGCACAGCTAGCCAGGGTCATAGGtcaggaacagcagctgaaggTTCGGCTGTTGAGGTCACGTTGGGCTgggctgtctgtgctgtgccaggccaTAAGGAAGGCCTGGGCACTCCCTCAGAGGGCCCTGCTTTGCTATTGAAATGGCACAAATGGGCCTTCTCTGTACAAGTTTCCATGCGAGCCATTTGGCATTCTCAGGCCTGGGGACCTTGAGCCACGTTGTCCTGGAATAACTGCCTGGGAGTGTCAGGAGCGAGCAGCTCATGTCTCTCCGTATTTGCAACCTGTAGGTCAGCGAAGGAGAGCCTGGAATCCAGCCTGtttgctgctcagcagcagataTCTCAGCTGGAGATCACCAGCAACCATCTGGAGGCTCAAGTGCTCACAGTCACACAGGCCAAGGAGGCGCTACAAGGTGAGAACCTCGTGTGCTTTGTTTGTGGTGCCGCCCCTGCCTAGAGAAGCTGCTGTAAAGCCTCCTCTGTCTGCAGGGCTTCTGAGGAGCggtggggctggaggcagggccCTCCTACGCCGACACTGGAAGGGCCTGAGTCAGTAAAGGCAGTAAAGACTCTGAATCTTGCTGTTGGTCATGTTTGCAGGAGAAGTGCAGTGCCTCCAACGTGagctggaagcagagagagctctcaggaagcaggagcaggaagacaCAGCGCAACAGCtcttgcaggcagagcagcagcgtCAGGAAAGCCTCAGGCTTCAGGGAACTGCTCAGCAGGTGGAAATAAACAAGCTCCTGCAAGAC belongs to Corvus moneduloides isolate bCorMon1 chromosome 17, bCorMon1.pri, whole genome shotgun sequence and includes:
- the LOC116452687 gene encoding centrosome-associated protein CEP250-like → MEVSQEQESSSRALEQLHQESSGQGHALAQVCREKELLGQEKAALEGRLAAMERHKQDLSKQLAETRSAKESLESSLFAAQQQISQLEITSNHLEAQVLTVTQAKEALQGEVQCLQRELEAERALRKQEQEDTAQQLLQAEQQRQESLRLQGTAQQVEINKLLQDLASERERHHAEMQETLQQWGKEKAEREQEHEKVLFEMRQKVATLQAQREEERTRFENAKREVLLEKQKEKNSLSETLLQTRGQLSRACQQVQQLRQEVKKQQEKGQTIEAKLQAELQEARREIQAAQKRHEEGLRGIKEEMNVLLEQREALQKQVGELTSQLAASRESQATIVQRAQQDVSWAQEQSRQKLLEVEHLQKMLEEAEHQNKELQVHLKNLELEGSQWEEVARQNSGFRASLDALEKEKARLVLSLEEKNLCLRTLEEKNQALNNQVSQFRSALHEAEQLCSNRTGQLLALNIQEMWEEKQQQTPLELLHPSVSSVVPDGVGAALSLRLCASIFQMWTLQDAVLEMEATQATREKQLLQELEESRAGERSLRDSVQVLEAEVSELRRKLQSSDDKALSLAIKFNTSELELRKTQAQWDNLRACNQELQQELEESEQAMWRAEHQKTSQETALEKEAIALKEEAVTLHQEVASLQRKLESLEKERKDVLRERELYEEQMRDLKKKNEMNTPEIRSRKETTQQLDTENEGKAGRVGAYGCCFERMASGTAQVLCAPLSQE